Proteins encoded by one window of Thermus caldifontis:
- the rsmF gene encoding 16S rRNA (cytosine(1407)-C(5))-methyltransferase RsmF has translation MLPKAFLSRMAALLGEEFPLFLKALTEGERSYGLRVNTLKLSPGDLKRIAPWPLRPIPWCPEGFYYPPEARPGPHPFFYAGLYYIQEPSAQAVGVLLDPQPGERVLDLAAAPGGKTTHLLSRMGGRGLLMANEVDGKRIRGLLENVERWGAGLAVVQAPPKALAEAFGAYFHRVLLDAPCSGEGMFRKDPEAIRHWGPGAPRRASEVQRGLLSQAARLLGPGGVLVYSTCTFAPEENEGVVAHFLKEHPGFHLEEARYHPLFAPGVPEWGDGNPELRKTARLWPHRLEGEGHFLARFRKGEGPWGTPPKERIPPLGPETRRALGGFLEEVGLALEGPIWERAGHLYLVPEELPSLAGIRAPAPGLYLGLVQKGRFRPAKALALAFGATLPWPQLPQVAFSPEDPRALALATGEGVAWEGEDLPLALVVLKTEVGSFPLDFGKAKAGVLRPVGVGL, from the coding sequence GTGTTGCCCAAGGCCTTCCTCTCCCGCATGGCAGCCCTTTTGGGGGAGGAGTTTCCCCTTTTCCTAAAAGCCCTTACGGAGGGGGAAAGGAGCTATGGCCTTAGGGTGAACACCCTGAAGCTTTCCCCCGGGGACTTGAAAAGGATCGCCCCCTGGCCCCTAAGGCCCATCCCCTGGTGCCCGGAGGGCTTCTACTACCCCCCGGAGGCCAGGCCGGGGCCCCATCCCTTCTTCTACGCCGGGCTTTACTACATCCAGGAGCCCAGCGCCCAGGCGGTGGGGGTGCTATTGGACCCGCAACCGGGGGAGCGGGTTTTGGACCTGGCGGCGGCCCCCGGGGGCAAGACCACCCACCTTTTGTCCCGCATGGGGGGAAGGGGACTTCTTATGGCCAACGAGGTGGACGGCAAGAGGATCCGGGGCCTTTTGGAAAACGTGGAGCGCTGGGGGGCGGGGCTAGCCGTGGTCCAGGCCCCACCTAAGGCCTTGGCCGAGGCCTTTGGCGCCTACTTCCACCGGGTCCTTCTGGATGCCCCTTGTTCCGGCGAAGGCATGTTTCGCAAGGACCCCGAGGCCATCCGCCACTGGGGTCCTGGGGCCCCCAGGCGGGCTTCCGAGGTGCAAAGAGGGCTTCTCTCCCAGGCGGCCAGGCTTCTTGGACCAGGGGGGGTCTTGGTCTACTCCACCTGCACCTTCGCCCCCGAGGAGAACGAGGGGGTGGTGGCCCATTTCCTGAAGGAGCATCCCGGGTTTCACCTGGAGGAGGCCCGTTACCATCCCCTCTTTGCCCCGGGAGTGCCGGAGTGGGGGGACGGAAACCCCGAGCTAAGGAAAACCGCCCGGCTTTGGCCCCACCGCTTGGAAGGCGAGGGCCACTTCCTGGCCCGCTTCCGCAAGGGGGAAGGCCCTTGGGGCACGCCCCCTAAGGAGCGTATCCCCCCCTTGGGCCCGGAGACCCGAAGGGCCCTTGGGGGTTTCTTGGAGGAGGTGGGGCTGGCCCTGGAAGGGCCCATCTGGGAGCGCGCGGGCCACCTTTACCTGGTGCCGGAGGAGCTACCCTCCTTGGCGGGGATCAGGGCCCCGGCCCCTGGGCTTTACCTGGGCCTGGTGCAAAAGGGCCGCTTCCGCCCTGCCAAGGCCTTAGCCTTGGCCTTTGGCGCCACCTTGCCTTGGCCCCAGCTTCCCCAGGTGGCCTTCTCCCCGGAAGATCCCCGGGCCTTGGCCCTAGCCACCGGGGAAGGGGTGGCCTGGGAGGGGGAGGATCTTCCGCTCGCCCTGGTGGTTCTCAAGACCGAGGTGGGGAGCTTTCCCCTGGATTTCGGCAAGGCCAAGGCGGGGGTGCTCCGCCCGGTGGGGGTGGGGCTTTAG
- a CDS encoding type II toxin-antitoxin system VapC family toxin, with the protein MGGLRLLLDTHTLLYALVEPKRLSPLARSLLEDSQNTRLVSVASLWEIAIKSRLGRFPQGEALLSAYPGWLEPLKARELPIQGPHALLAPTLPGDHRDPFDRMLVAQSLLERAVLLSHDEALRSLGASTLW; encoded by the coding sequence ATGGGAGGGCTAAGGCTTCTCCTGGACACCCATACCCTCCTCTACGCCCTTGTGGAACCAAAGCGCCTTTCCCCTCTCGCCCGAAGCCTACTGGAGGACTCCCAAAACACCCGTCTGGTAAGCGTGGCCTCCTTGTGGGAAATAGCCATCAAATCTCGGCTGGGCCGGTTTCCTCAGGGAGAGGCCCTACTCTCCGCTTATCCTGGATGGCTGGAACCTCTGAAAGCCCGGGAACTCCCTATCCAAGGCCCCCATGCCCTCCTAGCCCCCACCCTTCCTGGAGACCACCGGGACCCCTTTGACCGCATGCTGGTAGCCCAAAGCCTCTTGGAAAGGGCTGTCCTCCTATCTCACGATGAAGCCCTGCGAAGCCTGGGTGCTTCCACCCTATGGTGA
- a CDS encoding shikimate kinase, with product MARLEVPRPATFVSLTGFMGVGKSRIGRELARTLMLHFIDLDRYIERRTGISIPDIFRHLGEETFRKMEREAVGELIQKEYLVLSLGGGTFMDPENRRKLLHRGPVVALWASPETILERASRKPGERPLLQVENPLERIRTLLEARAPIYREAHIHVSTEGRRVEEVVEEIVEKLWEYAKAKRA from the coding sequence ATGGCCCGCCTGGAAGTCCCCCGCCCCGCCACCTTCGTAAGCCTCACCGGCTTCATGGGGGTGGGGAAAAGCCGCATTGGCCGGGAACTGGCCCGCACCCTCATGCTCCACTTCATTGACCTGGACCGTTACATTGAAAGGCGCACAGGGATTTCCATCCCCGATATCTTCCGCCACCTGGGGGAGGAGACCTTCCGAAAAATGGAACGGGAAGCGGTGGGGGAGCTTATCCAGAAGGAATACCTGGTCCTCTCCTTGGGCGGGGGAACCTTCATGGACCCGGAAAACCGCAGGAAGCTTCTCCATAGGGGCCCGGTGGTGGCCCTCTGGGCCAGCCCGGAAACCATCCTGGAAAGGGCCTCCCGCAAACCCGGGGAAAGGCCCCTTTTGCAGGTGGAAAACCCCTTAGAAAGGATAAGGACCCTCCTCGAGGCCCGCGCCCCCATCTACCGGGAGGCCCACATCCACGTTTCCACAGAGGGGCGGCGGGTGGAGGAGGTGGTGGAGGAGATCGTGGAGAAGCTCTGGGAGTATGCGAAGGCTAAGCGTGCATGA
- a CDS encoding DUF1640 domain-containing protein — translation MTTEERLYKLEGIVEGVMATLPGRMTALENRMTSLENRMDLLRQELKEEVRALEDKLTQHMASLRQEFKGELSALRQEFKGDLSALRQELEGNLSALRQEFKGDLSALRQELKGDLNTAFNRMMLYLTALAAILALLTFLR, via the coding sequence ATGACCACTGAGGAACGGCTTTACAAGTTGGAGGGCATTGTAGAGGGGGTTATGGCTACCCTTCCTGGGCGCATGACCGCCCTGGAGAACCGCATGACCTCCTTGGAAAACCGCATGGACCTCCTGCGGCAGGAGTTAAAGGAGGAGGTAAGGGCGCTTGAGGATAAGCTCACCCAGCATATGGCCAGCCTTCGGCAGGAGTTTAAGGGGGAGCTCTCGGCCTTGCGGCAGGAGTTTAAGGGGGACCTCTCAGCCCTGCGGCAGGAGCTAGAGGGGAACCTCTCAGCCTTACGGCAAGAGTTTAAGGGGGACCTCTCAGCCCTGCGGCAGGAGCTAAAGGGGGACCTCAACACCGCCTTTAACCGCATGATGCTGTACCTCACCGCCCTGGCCGCTATCCTGGCCCTGCTAACCTTTCTGCGATAA
- the der gene encoding ribosome biogenesis GTPase Der, with the protein MHKVVIVGRPNVGKSSLFNRLLGKRSAVVADVPGVTRDLKEGVVESEGGRFLLVDTGGLWSGDRWEKKIQEKVDQALEDAEVVLFAVDGRSELTQADYEVAEYLRKKGKPVILVATKVDDPKHELYLGPLYALGFGDPIPTSSEHNRGLEELLEAIWAKLPVKHIESEPEVAGIRLAIVGRPNAGKSSLLNAILGEERVIVSEEPGTTRDAIDVHFTFRGQPFILVDTAGIRKRPETLVEELAIRRSLKAIEEADVVLLVIDPFQVGDRELKLANHALEKGKPVLLVITKWDLVRKEEAPKVRRELKEKLAHLEHLPRVYTSAFTKQNLEKIFSEAVRLFGLNHTRIPTAELNRWLSVWTAKVQLPNFKGKPLKILYATQPEVAPPTFVFFVNHPEFVTRAFENYLRNRVGEDLGLKEVPFRLVFRGRREEG; encoded by the coding sequence ATGCATAAGGTTGTCATCGTAGGCCGGCCCAACGTGGGCAAATCCAGCCTCTTTAACCGCCTCCTGGGCAAAAGGAGCGCGGTGGTGGCCGATGTGCCCGGGGTTACCCGCGACCTTAAGGAAGGTGTGGTGGAAAGCGAAGGGGGCCGCTTCCTCCTGGTGGACACCGGAGGGCTTTGGTCAGGGGACCGCTGGGAAAAGAAGATCCAGGAAAAGGTGGACCAGGCGCTAGAGGACGCTGAGGTGGTCCTCTTTGCCGTGGACGGCCGTTCAGAGCTCACCCAGGCGGACTACGAGGTGGCGGAGTACCTGCGCAAAAAGGGTAAGCCCGTGATCCTGGTGGCCACCAAGGTGGACGACCCCAAGCACGAGCTTTACCTGGGCCCCCTTTACGCTTTGGGCTTTGGCGATCCCATCCCCACCTCCAGCGAGCACAATAGGGGCCTCGAGGAGCTCCTCGAGGCCATCTGGGCCAAGCTTCCCGTTAAGCACATTGAGTCGGAACCGGAGGTGGCGGGCATTAGGCTCGCCATCGTGGGCCGGCCCAATGCCGGGAAAAGCAGCCTTCTCAACGCCATTTTGGGGGAGGAACGGGTCATCGTTTCCGAGGAACCCGGCACCACCCGGGACGCCATCGACGTCCACTTCACCTTCCGCGGCCAACCCTTCATCCTGGTGGACACCGCCGGCATCCGCAAGCGCCCGGAAACCCTGGTGGAGGAGCTGGCCATCCGGAGAAGCCTTAAGGCCATAGAGGAGGCCGACGTGGTCCTTCTGGTCATAGACCCCTTCCAGGTGGGGGACCGGGAGCTTAAGCTGGCCAATCACGCCCTGGAAAAGGGCAAGCCCGTGCTTCTGGTCATCACCAAGTGGGACCTGGTGAGGAAGGAGGAGGCCCCCAAGGTGCGCCGGGAACTCAAGGAAAAGCTTGCCCATCTGGAGCATCTGCCCCGGGTGTACACCTCCGCCTTTACCAAGCAGAACCTGGAGAAGATCTTCAGCGAGGCGGTGCGCCTCTTTGGGCTCAACCACACCCGCATCCCCACCGCCGAGCTCAACCGTTGGCTTTCCGTCTGGACCGCCAAGGTGCAACTCCCCAACTTCAAGGGCAAGCCCTTGAAAATCCTCTACGCCACCCAGCCCGAGGTGGCCCCACCCACCTTTGTCTTCTTTGTGAACCACCCCGAGTTCGTGACCCGGGCCTTTGAAAACTACCTGAGAAACCGCGTGGGTGAGGACCTGGGCCTTAAAGAGGTGCCCTTCCGCTTGGTCTTCCGCGGACGGAGGGAAGAAGGCTAA
- a CDS encoding 1-acyl-sn-glycerol-3-phosphate acyltransferase — MRKLAGLVLQSLGWRYHMLPPPSRKYVLIGAPHTSNWDFPVGLLALWALGIRARWLGKKELFRPPLGWLLRLLGGIPVDRSRRNNLVEGVAEIFRQEEEIAILITPEGTRGKAPYWRTGFYYMALKAGVPIALGYVDFRKKEVGIGGYLWPSGDLRRDFEVIRAFYQDKVGLRPEKQGPIRIREEVEEVA, encoded by the coding sequence ATGCGGAAGCTGGCAGGCCTGGTTTTGCAAAGCCTTGGGTGGCGGTACCACATGCTGCCTCCTCCCAGCAGGAAGTACGTCCTTATCGGTGCTCCCCACACCTCCAACTGGGACTTTCCCGTGGGGCTTCTTGCCCTTTGGGCCCTGGGGATTCGCGCCCGGTGGTTGGGGAAGAAGGAGCTTTTCCGCCCCCCTTTGGGCTGGCTTTTGCGGCTTCTTGGGGGTATTCCCGTGGACCGCTCTCGCCGAAACAACCTGGTGGAGGGCGTGGCAGAGATCTTCCGGCAGGAAGAAGAAATCGCCATTCTCATCACCCCTGAGGGCACCCGGGGGAAGGCGCCCTATTGGCGTACAGGTTTTTACTACATGGCCCTGAAGGCGGGGGTGCCCATCGCTTTGGGCTACGTGGACTTCCGCAAGAAGGAGGTGGGGATTGGCGGCTACCTCTGGCCCAGCGGGGACCTGAGGCGGGACTTTGAGGTTATTCGGGCCTTTTACCAGGACAAGGTGGGCTTGAGGCCCGAAAAGCAGGGGCCCATCCGCATCCGCGAGGAGGTGGAGGAGGTCGCCTGA
- the aroC gene encoding chorismate synthase encodes MRFLTAGESHGPELLAIIEGLPAGIPLTEEDINPWLERRQKGYGRGRRMAIETDRVEFRAGIRAGRTTGAPLALAIKNADHRNWVEIMDPAPGNEPRKKALTAARPGHADLSGGMKYGHKDLRDVLERASARETAMRVAVGAVALKLLSLLGVEGVGYVPGMAGVWSQVPFSWELLPRIEESPLRMTDPEAEAQVIRLIDQAKAEGDTLGGVIEARFRGLVPGLGSHVHWDRKLDGRLAQMALSIPAVKGVEIGPAFQNAMKRGSEVHDAIYWSPERGFYRKTNRAGGLEGGMTTGEELVLRAALKPIATLMKPLPTVDVVTHQPADAARERSDVTAVPAASVILCALSAIVLAQAYLEKFGGDTLEEIQERVERYKARVRAY; translated from the coding sequence ATGAGGTTCTTGACCGCAGGCGAGTCCCATGGCCCGGAGCTTCTGGCCATCATTGAGGGCCTGCCCGCCGGCATCCCCCTCACCGAGGAGGACATCAACCCTTGGCTGGAGAGGAGGCAAAAGGGTTACGGACGAGGAAGGCGCATGGCCATAGAGACCGACCGGGTGGAGTTCCGGGCCGGCATTAGGGCAGGGCGCACCACGGGGGCCCCCCTGGCCCTGGCCATCAAGAACGCCGACCACCGCAACTGGGTGGAGATCATGGACCCCGCCCCAGGAAACGAACCCCGCAAAAAAGCCCTCACCGCCGCCCGCCCAGGCCACGCCGACCTCTCAGGAGGGATGAAGTACGGCCACAAGGACCTAAGGGACGTGCTGGAACGGGCGAGCGCCCGGGAGACCGCCATGCGGGTGGCCGTGGGGGCGGTGGCCCTTAAGCTCCTAAGCCTTTTGGGTGTGGAGGGGGTGGGATATGTGCCGGGCATGGCCGGGGTCTGGAGCCAGGTGCCCTTTTCCTGGGAGCTTCTTCCCCGTATTGAGGAAAGCCCCTTGCGCATGACCGACCCCGAGGCCGAGGCCCAGGTGATCCGCCTCATAGACCAGGCCAAGGCGGAAGGGGACACCTTAGGCGGGGTGATTGAGGCCCGCTTCCGCGGCCTGGTGCCCGGCCTAGGGAGCCACGTGCACTGGGACCGCAAGCTGGATGGCCGCCTGGCCCAGATGGCCCTTTCCATCCCGGCGGTAAAGGGGGTGGAGATCGGCCCCGCCTTCCAAAACGCCATGAAGCGGGGCTCGGAGGTACACGATGCCATTTACTGGAGCCCCGAGCGGGGCTTTTACCGAAAGACCAACCGGGCAGGGGGCCTCGAGGGGGGGATGACCACGGGGGAGGAGCTGGTCCTAAGGGCGGCTCTTAAGCCCATCGCCACCTTGATGAAGCCCCTGCCCACCGTGGACGTGGTGACCCACCAGCCCGCCGATGCCGCCCGGGAGCGCTCCGACGTCACCGCCGTACCCGCGGCCAGCGTGATCCTCTGCGCCCTTTCCGCCATCGTGCTGGCCCAGGCCTACCTGGAGAAGTTTGGCGGGGATACCCTGGAGGAGATCCAGGAACGGGTGGAGAGGTATAAGGCCCGAGTGCGGGCCTACTGA
- a CDS encoding 3-dehydroquinate synthase: protein MRRLSVHEPVPYPILIGEGVLEELPPLEGPLALLYDRRVEGLARELSGRLGVKHRLGVEGGEGAKSLGVYGQVLSFLAQRALPRNTTLLVVGGGTLTDLGGFVAATYLRGIPYLSFPTTTLSVVDASVGGKTGLNLPEGKNLVGAFHFPKGVYAELSTLKTLPPFTFREGLVEAFKHGILSGEEGLLEVEGLTPQSPRLEAYLAQAVAVKVAITERDPLEKGERRLLNLGHTLGHALEAYTRHALPHGAAVAHGLLYAALLGRLLGGEDLTPLVLRLLRWLNPPPLPPVAWEDLLPYLQRDKKKLSQSLHWVVPLAPGRLVVQPLPEETLREAFGLWREVLEGLGFFDQTS, encoded by the coding sequence ATGCGAAGGCTAAGCGTGCATGAACCCGTCCCCTACCCCATCCTGATTGGGGAAGGGGTTCTGGAGGAGCTACCCCCCCTGGAAGGCCCCCTGGCCCTCCTCTACGACCGCCGGGTGGAAGGCTTAGCCCGGGAGTTGTCTGGGAGGCTAGGGGTAAAGCACCGTCTGGGTGTGGAAGGGGGGGAAGGAGCCAAAAGCCTGGGCGTGTATGGCCAGGTGCTTTCCTTCCTGGCGCAAAGGGCCCTCCCCCGGAACACCACCTTGCTGGTGGTGGGGGGAGGTACCCTCACCGACCTGGGCGGCTTCGTGGCCGCCACCTACCTGCGGGGCATCCCCTACCTCTCCTTCCCCACCACCACCTTGAGCGTGGTGGACGCCAGCGTGGGGGGCAAGACCGGCCTCAACCTCCCCGAGGGGAAAAACCTGGTGGGAGCCTTCCACTTTCCCAAGGGGGTATACGCCGAGCTCAGCACCCTTAAGACCCTTCCCCCCTTCACCTTCCGGGAGGGGCTGGTGGAGGCCTTCAAGCACGGGATCCTTTCCGGGGAGGAAGGGCTTTTAGAGGTGGAGGGCCTCACCCCCCAAAGCCCTCGCCTGGAGGCCTACCTGGCCCAGGCGGTGGCGGTGAAGGTGGCCATCACCGAGCGGGACCCTTTGGAGAAAGGGGAAAGAAGGCTTTTAAACCTGGGGCACACCCTGGGGCACGCCCTGGAGGCCTACACCCGCCACGCCCTGCCCCACGGGGCAGCGGTGGCCCATGGCCTCCTCTACGCCGCCCTTCTGGGCAGGCTCCTGGGGGGCGAGGACCTCACCCCCTTGGTCCTCCGCCTCCTCAGGTGGCTTAACCCCCCTCCCCTTCCCCCGGTTGCCTGGGAGGACCTCCTTCCCTACCTGCAAAGGGATAAGAAGAAGCTCTCCCAAAGCCTCCACTGGGTGGTGCCCCTGGCCCCGGGCCGGCTGGTGGTCCAACCCCTGCCCGAGGAAACCCTAAGGGAAGCCTTTGGCCTTTGGCGGGAGGTCCTCGAGGGCCTTGGTTTTTTTGACCAAACAAGTTAG
- a CDS encoding secretin N-terminal domain-containing protein gives MALGMGALAGSLPQEGRFDAKVDLKVSESQVRAGLTLPLDVVLEALARSVGLQPLIYRAYDATGDPAKAQPPLPNIKLDFQGKPFREVWDLLFATYGTQFNLDYLYLPPDVVVVAPTQVITALVDAPSRTGAMERKPYLVAIPEIAYRRTETDAQGQARTLVNIEGAKGWVQNDLLPFLSREAVGLSVNWIVVEEGGKLRALLSVLATPEQHARFSDILQRAGIDFRPLPALTLPKPRVERPYALTHATFPELLPFLQNQVPNAQITPVPTDPKRAIINATEEDHTRISELLKTADLPKPTPLVRRVYTLQHLTYQEAQERLRPILDKELKGARLEAIPGNPKALLLEATETDQTLFVEILKAADVPPQVAPPTQEATVRRLYPLRFADAEKVAPFLAREVPGIVVQTVPGQPVLSVRGTERQLSEVENLLAQIDRAPEQGPPVFQRSYQLSNAKASELAKVLQEALQARQAQGQGPAQPQTPGRQATVVADERTNTLIVTGTQEDLALVEGLIPRLDQAVPQVNLRVRIQEVQSNFTRNLGLKWNTIAGGNVAASILDSGLSLIFDSTRSLAALNILATLEALQRQGLSRALRDVNQTVLNNQTARLQSGETFLIRRVVGDRVERVPFDIGIIVEVTPQITADGQILLNIKAEVSGNVQRNPVDGDVDRFTKQVVTTTLRVRDGQTVVLGGLTSQENNQVQQGVPLLMDIPLIGELFKQRTQETTDRELLVVITADIVKETASR, from the coding sequence ATGGCCCTAGGCATGGGGGCCCTGGCGGGAAGCCTTCCCCAGGAAGGGCGTTTTGACGCCAAGGTAGACCTGAAGGTTTCTGAAAGCCAGGTGCGGGCCGGGCTCACCCTGCCCTTGGATGTGGTCCTGGAAGCCCTAGCCCGAAGCGTGGGCCTCCAGCCCCTCATCTACCGGGCCTACGACGCCACCGGTGACCCGGCCAAGGCCCAGCCCCCCTTGCCCAACATCAAGCTGGACTTCCAGGGCAAGCCCTTCCGGGAGGTCTGGGACCTGCTCTTCGCCACCTACGGCACCCAGTTCAACCTGGACTACCTCTATCTGCCCCCGGATGTGGTGGTGGTGGCCCCCACCCAGGTGATCACCGCCTTGGTGGACGCCCCAAGCCGCACCGGGGCCATGGAGCGGAAGCCCTACCTGGTGGCCATCCCCGAGATCGCCTACCGGCGGACGGAAACCGATGCCCAGGGGCAGGCCCGCACCCTGGTGAACATAGAGGGGGCCAAGGGCTGGGTGCAAAACGATCTCCTTCCCTTCCTCTCCCGGGAGGCGGTGGGGCTTAGCGTGAACTGGATCGTGGTGGAGGAAGGGGGCAAGCTCAGGGCCCTCCTCTCGGTCCTGGCCACCCCGGAACAGCACGCCCGCTTCTCCGACATCCTCCAGCGGGCGGGGATCGACTTCCGCCCCCTGCCCGCCCTCACCCTGCCCAAGCCCCGGGTGGAGCGCCCCTATGCCCTCACCCACGCCACCTTCCCCGAGCTCCTCCCCTTTTTGCAAAACCAGGTTCCCAACGCCCAGATCACCCCTGTTCCCACCGACCCCAAACGGGCCATCATCAACGCCACCGAGGAGGACCATACCCGCATCAGCGAACTCCTCAAAACCGCCGACCTGCCCAAGCCCACCCCTTTGGTGCGCCGGGTGTACACCCTGCAACACCTCACCTATCAGGAAGCCCAGGAAAGGCTTCGCCCCATCCTGGACAAGGAGCTGAAAGGAGCCCGCCTCGAGGCCATTCCCGGAAACCCCAAAGCCCTCCTCCTGGAGGCCACCGAAACCGACCAGACCCTCTTCGTGGAAATCCTTAAGGCCGCCGATGTGCCTCCTCAGGTGGCCCCGCCCACCCAGGAGGCCACGGTGCGCCGGCTCTACCCCTTGCGCTTTGCCGACGCCGAAAAGGTAGCCCCCTTCCTGGCCCGGGAGGTGCCGGGGATTGTGGTGCAGACGGTTCCGGGGCAACCGGTCCTCTCGGTGCGGGGCACGGAAAGGCAACTTTCCGAGGTGGAAAACCTCCTCGCCCAGATTGACCGAGCCCCTGAGCAAGGGCCGCCCGTCTTCCAACGCTCCTACCAGCTCTCCAACGCTAAGGCCTCGGAGCTGGCCAAGGTGCTCCAGGAGGCCTTGCAGGCCCGGCAGGCCCAAGGCCAGGGTCCAGCGCAACCCCAAACCCCAGGACGCCAGGCCACGGTGGTGGCGGACGAGCGCACCAACACCCTTATCGTCACGGGCACGCAGGAGGACCTGGCCCTGGTGGAGGGCCTCATCCCCAGGCTGGACCAGGCGGTGCCCCAGGTGAACCTAAGGGTGCGCATCCAGGAGGTGCAGTCCAACTTCACCCGCAACCTAGGCCTCAAGTGGAACACCATTGCCGGCGGGAACGTGGCGGCCAGCATCCTGGATTCCGGGCTTTCCCTCATCTTTGACAGCACGAGAAGCCTGGCGGCCCTCAATATCCTCGCCACCCTCGAGGCCCTCCAGCGCCAAGGCCTTTCCCGGGCCCTAAGGGATGTGAACCAGACGGTGCTCAACAACCAGACCGCCCGCCTGCAGTCCGGGGAAACCTTCCTCATCCGGCGAGTAGTGGGGGACCGGGTGGAACGGGTTCCCTTTGACATCGGCATCATCGTGGAGGTCACCCCCCAGATCACCGCCGACGGCCAGATCCTCCTCAACATCAAGGCGGAGGTTTCCGGCAACGTCCAGCGCAACCCCGTGGACGGGGATGTGGACCGCTTCACCAAGCAGGTGGTGACCACCACCCTTAGGGTGCGGGACGGGCAGACCGTGGTCCTTGGGGGCCTCACCTCCCAGGAAAACAACCAGGTGCAACAAGGGGTGCCCCTCCTCATGGATATCCCCCTGATCGGGGAACTTTTCAAGCAACGCACCCAGGAAACCACCGACCGGGAACTTCTGGTGGTCATCACCGCCGATATCGTCAAGGAAACCGCAAGCCGCTAG
- a CDS encoding DUF4870 domain-containing protein, with the protein MELGQILLPLAILLWGPKSAFVQAHAKESLNGQISYTLYGLGLLLLAITVVGLVVAVPLGLGLLVLMLWNMVRGALAAGRGEPYTYALILRLVP; encoded by the coding sequence ATGGAACTAGGCCAGATCCTCTTGCCCCTGGCCATCCTTCTTTGGGGGCCGAAAAGCGCCTTTGTCCAGGCACACGCCAAGGAGTCCTTGAACGGCCAGATCAGCTACACCCTTTACGGGCTGGGCCTCCTCCTTTTGGCCATCACGGTGGTGGGGTTGGTGGTGGCGGTGCCCTTGGGCCTAGGCCTTCTAGTCCTCATGCTTTGGAACATGGTCCGGGGGGCCTTGGCGGCGGGAAGGGGGGAACCGTACACCTACGCCCTTATTCTGCGCCTGGTGCCCTAG
- the acpS gene encoding holo-ACP synthase, translated as MIQAIGTDLVDIDRVRRLLGRHGEKALKRLFSEEELSYALRHQDPAPSLAARIAAKEAFQKCWPESLSWKEVWVGMEGRKPVLRFAPRVRARLEAQGLRAHLSLSHERGYALAVVVLEARAPGAE; from the coding sequence ATGATTCAAGCCATCGGTACCGACTTGGTGGACATAGACCGGGTGCGAAGGCTCCTGGGACGGCACGGGGAAAAGGCCCTAAAGAGGCTTTTTTCCGAGGAGGAGCTGAGCTACGCCCTCCGCCACCAGGACCCCGCCCCCAGCCTGGCTGCCCGGATCGCCGCCAAGGAAGCCTTCCAGAAGTGCTGGCCCGAGAGCCTTTCCTGGAAGGAGGTTTGGGTGGGGATGGAGGGGAGAAAACCGGTTTTGCGCTTTGCTCCTCGGGTAAGGGCCCGCCTCGAGGCCCAAGGCCTTAGGGCCCACCTCTCCCTAAGCCACGAAAGGGGCTATGCCCTGGCGGTGGTGGTCTTGGAGGCTAGGGCACCAGGCGCAGAATAA
- a CDS encoding type II toxin-antitoxin system Phd/YefM family antitoxin — translation MRRVSVHEAKAKLSELLEAVRRGEEIVITRYGRPLARLEPWEKGVRLGILDHLGPVDWEAFHAPLPEEELTAWEG, via the coding sequence ATGCGCAGGGTGAGCGTACATGAAGCCAAGGCCAAGCTCTCCGAACTCCTAGAGGCGGTGCGCCGGGGAGAGGAGATCGTGATCACCCGTTATGGCCGCCCGTTGGCTCGCTTGGAACCTTGGGAAAAGGGGGTAAGGCTAGGCATCCTCGACCACCTGGGGCCTGTAGATTGGGAAGCCTTCCACGCCCCCTTGCCAGAGGAGGAGTTAACGGCATGGGAGGGCTAA